A window of Schistocerca cancellata isolate TAMUIC-IGC-003103 chromosome 1, iqSchCanc2.1, whole genome shotgun sequence genomic DNA:
cctctcgccgGGAAGGGCGTGTGGAGGTTGTCCAAGCCGTCGGGATCAGTTTGATGGCCAtaagcttattttcatggagagaggaccaagcctcatgccacaatgatgaaacgtgccgacaaagaaccccactaacatcagttgatgggacacaaaaggaagctgtccgaggcaggaggacagcagccttggccaCAGCATCAGGCGCttcgttcccaggcacaccaaTGTGGGCAGGAATCGACAAAAAAAGGATACGAGCACCGGTATCAGCTAGCGACTGAAGGGACCGTTGAATTCGTTCCACGAGAGGGTGGTCCGAATATGGGTCACGGAGACTCTGTATGGCGgtcaaagaatcagagcagatggcatagggagaatgacgaTGGTGGCAGATATACTGAAtagcctgatagagagcaaaaagctcagctgttaagcttgaacactggtcaaggagccggtaCTGAAAGGTATCTGACGCCAGCAGTAGTCTCGGAGtcatctgtgtaaataaagatgTTAATAGCGAGCCTTGAACTAAGTTCGACAAACCTCGAGCAGTATATCGAATCTGCGGTCCTCTCCTTTGAGAGTGAGCTgagttcaaggtgaacgcgaacctgagcctgtaGCCAAGGTGGCGTCGGGCTCTCACCCACTTGAAAAGTTgtagggagggtaaaatcaagttgctgaagcagacgacgaaagcgaactccaggaggtaacagggcagacacatacagctcatgtagaatgctccagtcgccagacgtaacccccgatggtggatagaGTTTAGACGGTGTAAGATGGACAGCTGGGCAGAAGAGTaaacaaagctcccataatccagcttggatcAGACAATGGACTGATAAGCGAAGCAGGACCATTTGATCTGCTCCCTATGatgtaccgctgagaacacggaggacatttagggaacgggtacaacgagcagccaagtaagacacatgtggagaccagcagagtttcctgtcaaatgtaatacCTAAAAAAATTTTgtcgtctccacgaatgggagagcaacgggactgagatgtaaggatggtggaagaaacagTTTGTAACACCAGAAGTTCATACAGACCATTTACTCACCAGAAAAATGGAAACCATTAGCAACACTCCAGGAAAATAGACGGttgagacaacgctgaagacagcactccaagAGACATGCTCTCTGAACGCTGCAGTAAATCGTAAAGTCGTCCACGAAACGGGAGCCTGAAACGTCAGCGGGAAGGCAATCCATTGTTGGATtgatagctatggcaaaaagggccatGCTCaaaacagagccctggggcacctcATTCTCCTGACGAAAGGCATTTGACAAAACAGAACTCACACGTACCCTGcacattcgatccattaaaaatgcattaataaaaagaAGGAGGTGAGCACAAAGGCCCCAAGTGTGCATGGTGctgagaatgcccgccctccaacaggtgtcgtaagccttctccaaatctaagAACACAGCCACCATCTGGCACTTatgcaaaaagttgttcataatgaaggtcgacaggGTAACTAGGTGGTCAACAGCAAAGTGGCAcctacgaaagccacattggacattagtaaggaggCATCGAGATTCAAGGAGACAAACCAATTGAGAATTTaccatgcactccatcaccttgcagacgcagctggtaagggagttagggcgataactggaaggaaggtgtttgtcctgtCCTGGTTTGGGTGTGGGAACAACAACTGCTTCACGCCAGTGCGGGCCTCGGAGCAGAGGATCGGGACCAGGTGAGTGCACTTTCAAGTTCCCACACGGTGAAGATGGCATTGTTACTTTCACGATTCAAAGATTGGAAAGAAGGTGGCCGTGCCTCCTCTGTTTGTTTTCGGGGGAgcaaggcagggtggtaatgagcagagctcAAAACCTCTGCGTAAAAGCGACCCTGGTGTCAGATAGCCgtcgcaggccaccccagacaacagaagaaggagtaaaactgttgaaagagctggtgaaagccacccaacaagccttttttgctttctttgataacattATGACATTGTGCACGGAGTCATTTGTAACTGATACAGTTCGCCATCATAGGGTGGCGTtggaaggtgcgtaaagcacgtcgccgAGCACGAATAGCGTCACTGCATGCTgtagtccaccaggggactgggacTTGACATGGAGAAGAGGAATtacgagggatggaatattcagcaggagTGAGAATAACGTCCATGATGTATgcaacctgactatcgcagctggaGAAGTTTAGATCATGGAAGGTCGCCAGGGAAGTGAAAAGCCCCCAGTCGGATTTGGAGATGTTCCAGCTAGTGGAATGTGGAGAAGGggtgtgatgcaggagatggattacGCAGGGGAAATGGTCGTTTGAGTATGTGTCAGACAGAGCATACCAATCGAACCGACGTGCAAGTTAGATAGtggatattgagaggtccaagtgggaatagGTATGTGTTGCGTCCGAAAGGAAGGTAGGTGCACCGGTATTTTAGCAGACTAGACTGAGGTGGTTGAAAATgtctgccaagagggagcctctcgggtcggatgctggagagccccaaaggggatggtgagcATTTAagtctccaatcaacaaaaatggtgtaGCAAGCTGAGCAATCAGTTGTATCATGTCTGCCTTAGTAAAGGCAGAtgatgatggagtgtaaacagtacaaacggaaaatgtgaaagtggggagaataattcggacggcaactgcctgcagatatGTGTGCAATGCGATTGGATCATAGTAGACATCATCCCGAACCAGCAACATGACCCTTCCACGAgctggaatacctgccacagggggtaggtcaaaatgcacgGAGGTATAGTGTGCCAGGTCAATACGATCACATGGGTGTAACTTTGTTTCTTGGAGACCTACGACAAGCGGGCAGTGCATTCGAAAGAGAAATTTTAGTTCCTCTCGGTTGGACCGAATGCTGCGTCCTCCGCTGGTGAAAGGCCAGAtgatcggctaccagcggtgcagccTGGCGAAACTGAAGATGGCCGGGGACGGCAGCCACTGGGTgacgcaggagaagaaacgcgcctcGGCGGTGATGGAGAACTCTTTTTTTCTATGAGCCTTCTTTGAAGAATTATGTTTTGTCGAAAGAACAGTTGATGGCTGTGAAGTTTGTGTACGCAAGAAATCTTCGCATGTCAGTTCTTTGTTGAAGGTCTGAGCATCTGATTTAGAGGTCCTCGTcttagcagtagcagatgatgatgattgagccttagggttggtgggaggaagaggagacgtagAACAGTTAAACATAGTGTAACAAACCAAGATAGCACGTGCTTAGCAAAATAATCCTGTGAATATAatcaaatttgcgaaaataaacgaGAGAAGAATCAAGGCTACAGGTGTAATTTTTGCTGTTACGAGAGAGTTTGTTACAATATCAAGCTAGTGAAATTTGTATAAAGTGTGGACACAGCGTAACTATAAATCAGTGTATGTACTAGTGAAAATCTTTCAAATAAGTGTTTAGTACAATTCTGAACTGTGTGTTTAAAGTGcacaaatgaaatgaatgaatatggTACCTGTATTCCAGGTATGCTCActccaataaaattttttttgtgaagCATGCTGAAGAAAAGCAAACAACTATCATCATGATGCACGGTATGTAAACTGATCAGCGCAAGGCACAGAACGAAATCAATGGCTCGAAACTAAAATAATAGACAAAGCTGAAATTTTGCAAGTGGATGCTCTAATTGCACATCTTACTGATAGTTTGAAGCTCTACAAAAACAAGGAAACTGTATGAAAGCGACAAACAATGTGTCAATTCATTCAGATGACCGAAAATGTAGACCAAATTTACAAAAGGAACAACAAAACAGAGACAATGCTGAATGTTTCGATAACTGTGTTACATCACATGTCCCAGTAAAAGTAAATATTGTACACACAGAAATGGAATTAGTAGTGAAAGGAACGAGGAATCATTGTAATGCAGCTATATACAAAATGACTTCATTTTAAATCTAAAAAAAAGACAATGTTCATGGtgttcacaaatagagaaaaggaAGAACACATAGATATATTCATAGGTGAAACAAGACTGTAAGAAGTCAACACTATTAAATTTTTGGGGATTACAGTTGACAATAAGCTCCAGTGGAGTCAACATATGGATAATATTAGCTACATTATGCCGACAAGGAGCTTAGTGTATCATGCTCTATTTGAGCCAGACATACAATATGGAATTACTGTTTGGGGAAATTCCAGCAGCAAAATTACAAAAAGACTTATGCAGTCTAAAAATACTGACATTTCTACCTATCTATAATTAATATAAGTACTTGCAGTATTAGAAAGAAATGAAGATGTTCATacaaatgaaacaagaaaataatgtccaGCTGAGAAGTATACAACACCAACCGAGGGTTGCTGAAAAAGGTCCTCGATATTAGGGTGTCAAACTCGTAAAATGCCTTCCAAAGGGTTTGCAGGAAAATGAAAAGACATTCCAAAAATTTTCAAAGGATAATTTAATGGAAAAGGAAtttcatagtgtagaagagtatATGCATCAATGAATAACAAATACTACTGTTACTGTTATAGAGGTGCTGTAACTAAATGAATATATTATATCTAAATAACATGAGAACATGAATGTTGAGAGAAAAGTGTAAATATGAGTACAATGCagtaagtaaataattttcagaacctaaaaaatgggtaaaaaatgtatgCAATGTTGTTATAAATATTGCCACTTTGATGTATTAAATTATAGTAAATAGGTTACATATTGTAAGAAAATGGGTTTAAGCCGACTTGTCTCATATTACAAGTACACACTTTGTACGAAATGTAATCAAATTGGGCCAAATAAATATCAATCAATCAGTTAGTTGTGGCATGTACGTATGCGCCTAACAGCTGTAGATTTTTCAGTGGAGCAGGCTGTGCTGTGCTGTCACGAGAAAATGTTTCAATAGTTTCGCTGGGACACGCTTCAATATGGGCCCGCCTCTGGTGAGCTTTAGGCCCTTGcggttctcagtgcctcatttcAAGAACAGTGGCACAGATATATTAAAGAAATGCGTGACTTATTATACAAgaggtacaaaataatatattaaaaagaTTACCCATCAAAATTGGCACTCGTACAATCGTATACATTATCTCTGTTGTTTTTCATACGCAGAAATTCATCGCAATTGTCACAGCCGTCGAATTCAAACTGATCTAATGTCTGAAAATGAGAAATCTCTTGCCAGTTACCCACATCGTAGGACTACTTACAACTCTAAATACAGAAATAAACTGTGAATTAAATATCAACCAATACTGAACTGACCTTTATGAGCGAGCACACTAGACACGCTCTAAGATTTCTCAGATCTTTAGGAATTGTTTCAAGAGACATTGTGTCTGCAGTCCAGCACCACACGTCAATACAATTCACAAAATCACAACTTTTCCGCAGTACTAAGCGTAAATTCACAACAAAACAATACTACGACAGTTCGCCAAAGCTCTTAGCACTCGCAGTTGTTCCAGTGATCTATTTCCCATAAATTCAAAGTTCGTACAAGTAAAGTGAGATAACGACATGAAGGTCAGTTGCGCCAGTCGTTTATGGCAGTGTTAGGCTGTGGGCAACAGCCTCGGCTCGGGGAAAACCTTGCAAAGGCTTAAAGCAGAGGTTAGCGGAGGCCGCACGTGTTAAACAGATTGCATGCAGTACTTAacttagcatttttttttaaaggtgTAAATTGTTACATAAAAACTGTCATTATCTTGGCAATCCCTATAAAGGTCATTAGTTTTACGGAGAAATTTAACGATTGTGAAACGAGTTAAGTTATATTAAACAATATTATAAACAATATGTACATCCGTTTGCAATGAACTTCCCATTTTGCATACTATTAGTACTTAAAAAtagattttttataaaaaaaaacgcaTTCCCATCACAGTCAAGTACAGAATTAGAATGAATTAGAGGTGTTCATACACGCACTTCAAATAGAAATGTTACAGTATAGAGTGCAGACGGTGAAAGTCACAGACATTTACAACAAAACGACGATTTTTTTCATATAGCTTTTAAGTAATGGTAAACAGTTTTAGATATGGGACTATGTAGGCATAATATTGGGTGAGTGCACACCCAAAAAGATTATCATCGGTAAAATAAATAACTTCATGGGTGCCAGttaaatctaaagtaaaagaaggaaCTGAAGGATATCAGTAAATTCCACCTATAAAACGGCTTTTCTGAGGAGATTTCTAGTAAGAGACAAGTCACCCACCTCTGCATGTATGGAAATTCAGATTTCGTACCATTTTTGAGACAAAGACTTTGACCCTCTGCCCTTTCCTACTTTCCCCACTGGCAGTCCAACTTGTGATGTAACCCACACGCTTGAGATGCATTGTAGCGTAGGCAGAGCAAGCATTTCATAACTAATTTACCGGTATTCATTTCCATTCATCCAAGAATAATCTGACAGTGGTAGGGGAACTGTCATGGTAAATAATAAAAATCAATAGATCGAAATATACATAtgcacaaaataagtaaaaatgttCTGTAAGGATAGGCATATAGTTTCTCTCTTCACACAGCAGCAGCCAATAAGCTAGATGGTAATCTCATGCTTACACTGCCAGCATCATTATCAAAAAGTACAAAGTAGTATCATTTATGTAATACACATTATCCCCTCccgcctcccatgaaccatggaccttgctgttggtggggaggcttgtgtgcctcagcgatatagatagccgtactaTATGCGCAATCATAATGGAGGGGTAtttgtcgagaggccagacaaatgtgtggttcctgaagaggggcagcagcctttccattagttgcaggggcaacagtctggatgattggctgatttggccttgtaaaactgaactccatccgaacaggccttggaaggcacaatggtaccaactggccgccatgtcatcctcagcccacaggcgtcactacaTGCGTATATggggaggcatgtggtcagcacactgctctcttgtctgtatgtcagtttacaagatgggagtcgctacttctcaatcaagtagctcctcagtttgcctgacaagggctgaatgcatcccgcttgctaacagtgctcggcagaccatatgctaacccatccaaatgctagtccaggctgacagtgcttaacttcagtgatctgacaggaaccggtgttatcactgcagcaAGCCCATTGGTGGTCTGGCCTTGTAGcgttaaccaaaacagccttgctgtgctggtattgcgaatggctgaaaaccaggggaaactacagccgtaatttttccccagggcatgcagctttactgtatggttagatgatgatggcatcctctggggtaaaatattctggaggtaaaatagccccccatttggatctccaggctggGACTACTCACAAGGACGttcttatcaggagaaacaaaactggcgttcttcggatcggagcatggaatgtcagatcccataatccggcaggtaggttagagaatttaaaaagggaaatggataggttaaagttagatacagtgggaattagtgaagttcggtggcaggaggaacaagacttcttgtcaggtgaatacagggttataaatacaaaatcaaagacgggtaatgcaggagtaggtttaataatgaattaaaaaaataggagtgcaggtaagcatgGTGAACGAATTATTTagtcaagacaga
This region includes:
- the LOC126166836 gene encoding transcription elongation factor SPT4-A isoform X2 translates to MSLETIPKDLRNLRACLVCSLIKTLDQFEFDGCDNCDEFLRMKNNRDNVYDCTSANFDGMIAAMSPEDSWVCKWQRISSLKEYMRYQCLVACQLVL
- the LOC126166836 gene encoding transcription elongation factor SPT4-A isoform X1, with product MSLETIPKDLRNLRACLVCSLIKTLDQFEFDGCDNCDEFLRMKNNRDNVYDCTSANFDGMIAAMSPEDSWVCKWQRINRFTKGVYAISVSGRLPAGIVREMKSRGITYRSRDTSQR